Proteins encoded within one genomic window of Neodiprion fabricii isolate iyNeoFabr1 chromosome 6, iyNeoFabr1.1, whole genome shotgun sequence:
- the LOC124185535 gene encoding uncharacterized protein LOC124185535 yields MSIEEHIERQNDYIWRISRAVDNLRKFGETKITYEQVKSRLNASNSSWNKFQDNHEKISEIKSAAKGDQVDASKKLSYFAKDYYGLCEEHFLSGEGVMLDLHESLKPAPTATAQAAAAPQDAPAGGSLKRLPRIDLPTFAGSYSEWKPFHDLFSSMVRENSQLSEVEKLHYLKTSVTGEPSKLIRNIALTAENFPRAWEALVSRYVNKRLLTDSHLATLFAIPRVTRKSSSELKSLYSNTCEALGALELLDRPEKLGDHIIVHMTICKLDSASLKEWEKSASEKLEPPSFAELKAFLIGRIHTIEAVKQAQAHNQIATSKPHSSQGRSNPQTISSHTAQSKGQSCACCKGNHYIAFCSTFRDKSLDQRREVVSAKKLCFNCLGPDQQKDCRSNKTCRMCNGRHHSLLHRNSSSISTAANSGTSQGQAVVAQPAVQNVRISNSASLQ; encoded by the coding sequence ATGTCGATCGAAGAACATATCGAACGTCAAAACGACTACATTTGGCGCATCTCTCGTGCCGTCGACAACCTGCGCAAGTTCGGCGAGACAAAAATCACTTACGAGCAGGTGAAGTCGCGGCTTAATGCTTCAAATTCAAGTTGGAATAAGTTCCAAGACAATCACGAAAAGATCAGCGAGATCAAGTCCGCAGCAAAAGGTGATCAAGTCGACGCGAGCAAAAAGCTTTCGTACTTCGCGAAAGATTATTACGGACTGTGCGAAGAGCATTTCTTGAGTGGCGAAGGAGTAATGCTTGATCTTCACGAATCACTAAAGCCTGCGCCCACAGCAACCGCGCAAGCCGCTGCAGCTCCTCAAGACGCACCTGCAGGAGGATCGTTGAAACGGTTACCACGTATCGACCTGCCCACTTTCGCGGGCAGCTACTCAGAATGGAAGCCGTTTCACGACCTCTTCTCGTCAATGGTTCGCGAAAATTCGCAACTCTCGGAAGTGGAAAAACTGCACTACCTCAAAACCAGTGTGACTGGTGAACCGTCAAAACTCATTAGAAACATCGCTCTTACCGCTGAAAACTTCCCTCGAGCCTGGGAAGCTCTCGTCTCACGATACGTAAATAAACGACTTCTGACTGATTCTCATCTCGCAACACTTTTCGCAATTCCTCGTGTCACAAGAAAATCATCATCGGAACTGAAGAGCTTGTACAGCAACACTTGTGAAGCTCTTGGCGCGCTCGAACTTCTCGATAGGCCCGAGAAATTAGGGGACCACATCATCGTGCACATGACGATTTGCAAGCTCGACTCAGCATCTCTCAAAGAGTGGGAAAAAAGTGCTAGCGAGAAACTCGAGCCCCCCTCGTTTGCGGAGCTCAAGGCGTTTCTCATCGGTCGCATTCACACCATCGAAGCCGTGAAGCAAGCTCAAGCTCACAATCAAATCGCGACGTCGAAACCGCACTCATCGCAAGGAAGGTCAAATCCTCAGACAATAAGTTCACATACGGCGCAATCAAAGGGACAGTCGTGTGCTTGTTGCAAAGGTAACCACTACATCGCGTTTTGTTCGACCTTTCGCGACAAATCTCTCGATCAAAGAAGGGAAGTGGTTTCTGCAAAAAAGCTTTGCTTCAATTGTCTCGGTCCAGATCAGCAGAAGGACTGTCGATCTAACAAAACGTGTCGCATGTGCAACGGTCGACATCATTCCTTGCTGCATCGAAACTCTTCCTCAATCTCGACAGCTGCCAACAGCGGCACATCTCAAGGACAGGCTGTCGTAGCGCAACCTGCAGTGCAGAACGTACGAATCTCGAATAGCGCCAGCCTACAATGA